Genomic DNA from Enterococcus saccharolyticus subsp. saccharolyticus:
CAAGCAATCGTGCGTACAAATGTTATTGTACAGAAGAAGAACTAGAAGAAGAACGTGAAGCGCAACGTGCGCGTGGCGAAATTCCTCGTTACAGTGGCAAATGTGCGAACCTTTCTGTGGCAGAACAACAAGCAAAAGAAGCAGCGGGAATTCAACCAGTGATTCGTTTCCGCGTACCAAAAAATGCGGAATACAAATTTGATGACATCGTAAAAGGTGAAATTGTTTTTGAATCAGATAATGTTGGTGGCGATTTTGTTATTCAAAAACGTGATGGTATGCCAACTTACAACTTTGCGGTAGCCGTTGATGACCATGAAATGAAAATCACCCATATTTTACGTGGCGATGACCATATTGCCAATACGCCAAAACAAATGATGATTTATGAAGCATTTGGTTGGGAAACACCACGTTTTGGTCACATGACATTGATTATTAATTCTGAAACAGGGAAAAAATTAAGTAAACGTGACGAATCAATTTTACAATTTATCGAACAATACCGTGAACTAGGGTACTTACCAGAAGCAATGTTTAACTTTATTGCGTTATTAGGTTGGTCGCCAGTGGGTGAAGACGAATTATTCTCTCCAGAAGAAATCGTTAAAATATTTGATCCAACTCGCTTAAGCAAATCACCAGCTGCTTTTGACGGTAAAAAATTGGAGTGGATTAACAACCACTACATGAAACAATTAGACTTAGACGTATTAACAGATATGTGTTTACCTTATTTAATTGCAGATGGTCGTATGGAAGAAAATCCAACACCAGAACGTTTGGAATGGTTGAAAAAAGTTGTTAGCTTGTATCAACCACAAATGAGTTATGCTGCTGAAATCGTTGATGTCTCTAACTTGTTCTTTACAGAGCATCCAGTATTAGATGAGGCAGCTAAAGAAGTGTTAGCAGGTGAAACCGTTCCAACTGTTTTACAAGCCTTTAAAGCACAATTAGAAGCGATGGATGTTGTTGATGCACCAACTGTCAAAGCAGCCATTAAAGCAGTTCAAAAAGAAACTGGCGTCAAAGGTAAAAACCTGTTTATGCCAATCCGTGTTGCTGTTTCAGGACAAACACATGGACCAGAATTGCCAGATACAGTTGAATTACTAGGAAAAGAAAAAGCTTTAGCACATTTAAATCAAGTTTTATAATAAACACAGTGAACAGACGAAGTACAAGTGCCCTTTTTTAAAGAGAGATTGCGGGTGGTGAAAGCAATCATTAAGGACTTGGAAATGCACCTGGGAGTGGCTTTGGTAAAAACCAAAGACGGCAAAGCCCGTTACGCTTAGATGAGGCAGAGAGATTCTGCAAATAAAAGTGGAACCACGCCCAAAGCGTCTTTTAAATAGGGAAACCTATTTAAAAGACGCTTTTTGCTGTGAATCACAGCGATTCGTCGACCGTAGGGAGAACGAGAGCTGATGATGAACAGCACTAGCAGAGCGAAGCGAGGGTAGTTCCCCTCCCCCGAATCACAGCGATTCGTCGACCGTAGGGAGAACGAGAGTTGATGATGAACAGCACTAGCAGAGCGGAGCGAGGGTAGTTCCCTTCCCCCAAATCACAGCGATTCGTCGACCGTAGGGAGAACGAGAGCTGATGATGAACAGCACTAGCAGAGCGAAGCGAGGGTAGTTCCCCTCCCCCGAATCACAAAACAAAGCAAGGTTAGACAGATCCCTAAAGATACACACAACAATGAAAAAAAGAAGGTGAATGAACATGAGTTGGT
This window encodes:
- the gltX gene encoding glutamate--tRNA ligase gives rise to the protein MTKVRVRYAPSPTGHLHIGNARTALFNYLYARHNDGEFIIRIEDTDQKRNIEDGEKSQLENLKWLGVEWDESPENPGAYGPYRQSERKEIYQPLIDQLLASNRAYKCYCTEEELEEEREAQRARGEIPRYSGKCANLSVAEQQAKEAAGIQPVIRFRVPKNAEYKFDDIVKGEIVFESDNVGGDFVIQKRDGMPTYNFAVAVDDHEMKITHILRGDDHIANTPKQMMIYEAFGWETPRFGHMTLIINSETGKKLSKRDESILQFIEQYRELGYLPEAMFNFIALLGWSPVGEDELFSPEEIVKIFDPTRLSKSPAAFDGKKLEWINNHYMKQLDLDVLTDMCLPYLIADGRMEENPTPERLEWLKKVVSLYQPQMSYAAEIVDVSNLFFTEHPVLDEAAKEVLAGETVPTVLQAFKAQLEAMDVVDAPTVKAAIKAVQKETGVKGKNLFMPIRVAVSGQTHGPELPDTVELLGKEKALAHLNQVL